The genome window CGTCGGCGGGACGATTGCGCTGACGCTCGCTTCCTATTTCCTGATGCGTTGGATCACCGGCGGCGAGGCCGAGACCCACGAAAAAGACCTGGCGAGCTCGGTCATCTTCCGCATTTCCGCCCTGCACGGGCTGATCCTGGCGCTGGTTTTTGCGCAGGAAATGATCGATTACCAGCAGCTCCGCTACCAGACCGCCACGGAGGCCAATGCCCTCGCCGACATCTATTTCGATGCCGGGCGCTATGGCGACGCCGAGAAGGGCGCGATCCAGAAGGAACTCAACGATTATATCCGCGTCGTCGTCGACAAGGAATGGCAGGAACTTGGCGAGACTGACCGGCTGGCGCCGGAAGCCTGGGCGCAGTGGGACGAGGCCTATCGCGCGATTCTCGATCTCGTGCCGGCAAATCCGCGCCAGCAAAGCCTGCGCGGCCACATGCTCGATAAGATCTATGTCGTCTCCGACAGCCGCACCAGGCGCGAGAGCACCGCTGCCGATTCCATGAGCGCGATATTCTGGTTCGCCGCGCTTTCGGGCGTGTTCTTCATTTCGCTCGCCTATTATTCCTATCCGCCGCGCCGCCGCAATATCCTGCTGATTTCGATATTCGGCGCCTATACGGGCATCATCCTGTTTCTCATCTACGCCTTTTCCAACCCCTACAGCCCGCCGGCCGAGCTCAGTCCGGGCCCGATGCTGCGGCTGCAGGAGCAGATCGCCAACGCCGCGCCGCCGGCGGCAAACTGATCAAGCGCGACCGGACCGGCCTAGCTGTCGACGAAACCGCCCGGCTCTGCCTTGTGCGGGATCGACCAGCCGAAATAGACCTCCGCGTCGGTGACCTTGCCCTCGCGAACGGTCAGGATTTCCGTGTTGCGGAACCTGTTGCCGTCTGTGCTGCTGCCCTCATAGGTGACAAACACCTTGTCGCCCGCCGGGACGAGATGGATGAATTCGAAACCCGCAATGCTTTCGCTGTTCGGCCAGCAGCGTTCGAAAAAGATCGTGCGATCAATGCGGTTGTCGAGCGGGCTGGTGAAATGGAAATCCTCGGCAATCAGCGGCTCGATCGCGGCGCGGTCCTTGGCAACAAAGGCTTCATAGATCGCACGGACGACCTCCACCAAATCTTTCGCCATGCTATCCTCCTTTGTGTGATGATCCATAACCCCGGCGGGGCCGCGAAGGTTCCGCCACCCTTTGACATCCGGATTGTCCGCGTTATATATCGGCCATCCACCCGATGGAGTCCTTATGTCTTCTCAGTCTGAGTCCCGCTGAAGCCCCAGCTTCCTTGAAGCTTGGGGCGTGAAAACAGGAGCCCCGTGCCGGCATTGCTTGGCTGCGGACACGTTCTCATGGGCGTTTTGCCCGTTTTCCTCAGGACTACAGACATGGACATTTCGCGCGACGAACAGCGCATTCTTCACCTGCTCGCCCAGGGCGGCAAAATTCTGCTCGAAAAAGACGAACGCAAGACCATTATCGAGATCATCTGCCTCACCCGCGATGGCTCACGCTACATGGCCTGCGATCTGCGGCTGTTTCGCAAGCTGAAACAGAAAAGGGCTATCGCGTCCGCCGGTGGCGGGCCCTACCGGGTCACCCGCCGCGGCCTGCAACTGGTGCGGGCCGAGCTGGATAACCGGTAGCGCCGTGGGGTCCGACCGGTTATCTCTCCCCATTGAGGGGGGCCCGAAGGGCGGGCGAGACCCGTGGCTCGCCCCGGTAGCGATTTCAGCACCTTAGCTCTTGCTAAGTGCTAGAAATCCCAAGGGAGGGGATTTTTAACTTCAGTGGAAAAGTATCCCCTCACTTGGATTTTCCAAGGATTTAGCAAGGGCTAAATCCAGGAAAATCCTTTCTCTCCCGCAAGGGGAGAGATAATCGCCCCCCTCAAAAATCCTCCGCCTCGGGTATCCGTCCAAACGCGATCTTTGAGCCGATATAATTGCCGGGGCCATTGACCGGCCCGAGATTGAGCGCCTTCGAGCCATGGCGCACGCGCACCTTGTCGAGCATATCGGACACGCGCTCCCACTGGCCGCGCTGCTTCATGCTCGCGCCGGTGTCGAACAGGTCGCGGCTAGCCTCCTCCTCGCCGGAAAGATCGTGCAGCACCACCGTGACATTGCTGATATTTCGCATCTCGCCCGATTTCAGCAGTTTTCCGTGCAACTCATTGAGGCAGTTCAGGAAAGTGTGGTCGTCGCGCGCCGGGCGGAACTGGCCTTCCAGCGTCACGCGGCTGTCGCGCCTGACCCCGATCGTATAGCTCATGGCGCCGGCGCGGAAATGCGAGCGGCGCAGGCGGCGTGCGGCGCTGAGCGTCAGCAGCCTTGCGCATTGCAGCACCTTTTCCGGCGCGCGCCAGTCCGGCGGCAGGTTGCGGCCATGGCCGAACATGCGCTTGACCGTCTCCGGCTTTTCCACCGCATAGCCATGCAGCGCCGAGACGAAGCGTTCACCCTCCACGCTGTTCCA of Phyllobacterium zundukense contains these proteins:
- a CDS encoding DUF4239 domain-containing protein; translation: MLFEVFVGAIFVGGTIALTLASYFLMRWITGGEAETHEKDLASSVIFRISALHGLILALVFAQEMIDYQQLRYQTATEANALADIYFDAGRYGDAEKGAIQKELNDYIRVVVDKEWQELGETDRLAPEAWAQWDEAYRAILDLVPANPRQQSLRGHMLDKIYVVSDSRTRRESTAADSMSAIFWFAALSGVFFISLAYYSYPPRRRNILLISIFGAYTGIILFLIYAFSNPYSPPAELSPGPMLRLQEQIANAAPPAAN
- a CDS encoding nuclear transport factor 2 family protein encodes the protein MAKDLVEVVRAIYEAFVAKDRAAIEPLIAEDFHFTSPLDNRIDRTIFFERCWPNSESIAGFEFIHLVPAGDKVFVTYEGSSTDGNRFRNTEILTVREGKVTDAEVYFGWSIPHKAEPGGFVDS
- a CDS encoding YjhX family toxin; protein product: MDISRDEQRILHLLAQGGKILLEKDERKTIIEIICLTRDGSRYMACDLRLFRKLKQKRAIASAGGGPYRVTRRGLQLVRAELDNR